In Kwoniella bestiolae CBS 10118 chromosome 7, complete sequence, the sequence TAACCTTGTACTTTGTATGTCCCATCCATCGCCTATTCGTCGTTGTACTGTAGCTTTTCTTCGAAAGGTTGAGATGTTGCTTGTTCAAGTTGGTTAGTCGTTGTATTTGGTGCATGTATCGGCTTGTTCATGCCCTAGATTCGCGTCGCCAAAATACACTGGAACAAGAAGGGAGGTGCTATGATCGGCGTAACATCTCATCGTCAAGCGATACATGCTCAAGAGGCTTATGTCGTAGTATCCGACTACAAGAGTTTGAGTTTTCCCGTAACGGTATTGATCAACCTTGCTGGACCGCTAAAATTGCAACACATAAGGAGGTCAGCAAATCAATGAGATTTGAACCGATATAGATGAGAATCAAGACTCACGGTCCAATCCCAACTATCGTCTTTGATCCAGGAGCCACCTGAGTTCGACCACTATGCGTGACATGATAGAGTCAGTACAACCGATGATGTACCGTGTAGCATCATCTGGATGCTCTTGAAGAGATCCTCTCGCATAGAGGTCAGAGGCAAGGGAGAAGAGTACTCACGCATCTCGTATAGTCCTTGCGCAGAGATTCAGACTCCTAGCTTGGGCTGCTAGGATCTCGAGCTCTTCGGTGTTGGCGCAACGTAATGCTATTTTGGGTTGACTATGATCCATATAGGAGAATCAAGATATGTCAGTCGGGATCACGTTGggaagggggttgagggggatgcTCACCCTTGATTCTGCCATGCTCTGAATAGCTATGTAAGCAAGTATGATATTAGCTTCAATCCCATTTTCTTGATTTCATCGCCCACACGTTCCATCCATCTTGACGCTACTTCCCTTCCGCTGCCCTCATTATACTCAGTATGACAGGTGAtaacccactcaccctcggATTAGCCTCCTTGAGGGTCATAGCACAAGCCAGTGTCGCATGACCCGCCTGCGCAGCGATCTTCCCCTTGGTCATCTTCagctcatcattcaccaccaaaaccaacttcatctcctccgaGCTGCTAAATTTGGTAGAGGTGAGGTCGGACGATAGAGCCGCGGCTGTATCTTCAGCATCTGATTCTGTATCTGTTCCTCCTTCTGATCCTGATGATTGACTTGGGAGGGATTTGGTCTTTTTGGATGAATCTGTGGGAGTGAGTAGAGAGGGGTTGGGgcgggaggagaggaaggtgtggaCTTGATAGCCTGCTGCGAAGGCTATGATGGATATGAcgaggggagagagaagacCTAGAACAAGTGAACATGAGTTGGCTCAGCATTCTCCTTTGGGGTTTGATTGCTTTGATGAGCTCACCGTCCATCCTTATCGAGGTCATATTTCCTGGCTCAGGACTTTCCGTCTATTTCAATCGTGATcacaaggtatatatatgctTGGGGAATCTTCAGTTTATGCTCCAGCTTAGCTCCTTTGGACATCTCTCGAACAAAATGTTGAGCGGAGGAGAGTAAAATGatgacatcatcacttttcAGCGCTTCACCTCTTGTGATTCGAAAAACGATCAAAGCTGTCTAGATGCAACATTACTTGATGCCTTTTCATCCTTCTACCGTATTCTCACTTTCACAACTCATCTAGACGGAGAAACAAAGACAGAACAAGATGTCAAAAACAGCATCAACCCCAACACCCACATACAGCACAGCCGGTACTGTCTCCGCGCCCATCGACTTGTCGGGGCTGAAAGGTGAACATACCAAGTTGGACTTGTCATCGTCGagtaaagggaagaaggttgTCAAACCTAATGTCAAGGTTACGTTGACTAGTCTGACGGTGAATAACGTGAGTGGGAATCTCTGATCTGCTCATCTCGCGAGgatcttcttcatcagcaTGAGTTGCTTGATGTCAGGTGTACCTAAACCTGGAGAGGTGATTTGATGGTCTGAGGTTCTAGAAGCTgattatatatgtatatgtgCTTAGTCCGGTACATTACGAAGAATGAACAGCGTCGTCATACCTATTGTGTACTCTGATAAATTCTACAAGGAAGTGAGGGACCCATTGCTGGATGATGTGAACAAGTTAAGTGAGTATAGAACTAATTCGCTTTGATAGTGTTGTCCATCCTCTCGCCTGTCTTGTTCCCTTTCCCCCTTACCCTCGGAAAGGTTGAATGGCAGACATGTAGAGAGCATGTTCAacttcgaagatgaagcaTCGCATCGTATATGCTGACCTCCTTGATGCTATCATAGTCTACTACGCAGATATACCCGTAGGAGCTATCTGCTGCAAATTCGATAACCTATCCAAAGGATCCAAACAACCACCTACTCTGGTGATACTCACTCTTGCGTAAGTCCACTTCTTAGCCCTATTACCGTAccaaccaccatcaaataTGTACAACCAACGTTAAATGCCAACCTAAACCCAACCTCGCCCTTCCCAAGCTGACATTCCCGACCAACCCAGAATCCTCGCACCCTACCGATCACTCAACCTCggcacctccctcctcctctcctccctcaaagCCGCTCTGCACCCTACCACCCCCCCTCCGCCCATCCCATCAGATAACAAGACCAACACCCGAGCTTCTTTGACCGTCGCTGCGCCCCGAGTAAAGGTGAATAGAGCATTGGCGCATGTGCAGGTGGGGAATGAGGATGCGAAGAGGTTTTATGAGAGATTGGGGTTCAAGGAGGTTGGAATGTGAGTTTTGATTTGGTTTAATTTCGGTTAAACAATTGTTAGAGattcctttctcctcttcgcctttTGGCTCACGCATTATTCTTCATGGCATAACATTCTTCAATTCCAAGCGAAATCATTCTGATGGTCGGACACCGATACCAGACCGTCATGGAATGTTCAAAGCTGACTATATTTTTTTGCACTTCGTAGCGAAGAAAACTATTACTCCAAGGTAGAACCCCACGGAGCTATCATAATGGTCTGCGAGGACATAGCGAAATCTCTGGGCGAGAGTGAACAGCCTAACGGATCATCATAAGGGTGTCAGAGACATGGGCAGCAGTGCAGTCAGTCTAGCATATGGTATGCATCGAGGAGTATATCGAGActggaggaaggaaaagacCCGATTTCGTGGGTGAGAGTGAGGAGACATCGCTTGGTTTGATGGTATCTCACTCAAGTAGCTAAAGGTAGAGTAGAGTAGATGTCCAGCATAGACGTTGCATTGAAATTTGCATATGCAATCATTACATGCTATTGGCTTTCAATCTCGATACAAAGTCACTGGTTATCCACTTTAGGACCCAAATTGCTCGTATAGACCCCTGTCCTATCTGTCTATCATGCGTGATTACTTGACAACAATGCAGGATCTTTATACATCTACCACTCGGCATAAGTCAGGATCAACTCGACTGCCCGAACATCCATCTACACCGATAAGCAAGTATATGCGTACACAATATGAACCACAAACAATCAAACCACCAATCCCAGTCCCCTTgaactccttcttcatcgagcACAGCCTAAAACACCCTCAATCCCCCCAAACCACTCAAgccctccccatccacctgGCCGatatccacctccaccctcttctcagctacAGCCCCACCCCCGCTCATACCCACCCCACCGAACAGGGACGAAAACAGCTCATCTACTTGTTCTTCGTGCCATCCGTTGGACAGGGGGATAGGTACGACAAAGTTCTGTGCTTTCTCGTGCACTGTGTATCTGCGAATCAAATCTGAAAATTCAGCTATGATCCCAGGGCATATCAAGTCGATCAAGATCGAAGGCAATCCTTCGACCAGATCGATcgatggacatggacataTTCGCTCACCTCAACTTTCGTCCTTTGCTACCgcccctttcctcctccctcttcttcttcttctcctttctgaGATGCGTCAGATCAGCTGCTGGACCTGATCCAGATCGCGATTCAATGACTTCTCGAAGTAATGCTCGGTAGGCTGATTCTTCAGATTCCATGAGTGTTTTGTCGGAATCTCTCTGTGAATGACAATGAGCCAAGACAATCAGTCATATATTGGTGAGATATTACCATACAACCCGAACCACCTTGACCGTCCTCAGAGAAGTAAATTATGGAATAAGGAGATCAGTAACTCACCTTACTGGCCAAACCAGCTTCGATAGCCTCTACCACACCGCCCGAACCGCTCTTGACGCTTTGTAGGAACTTACTTCCTCCTGCTTGTTTTGATCCGAGCTGCAGGGACGCGGCTTGAATCTTGCTGGACCATTTGTTGAGGATTGGTAGGATCTGGTCGTGGTTGCTGTGAGAGATCGAAAATGAGTCAGTACCATAGTAGaatcatgtatatatatatcacaATCGATATCAGTGCGAGAGTATAAAATCTAGGTGCATAGCCCTTCGTCTAGACCATGTGGAACGATGCAGGATCTGACCAAGACAACTGAGATCAATAACTCACGAATCACTCAACTCCAAACTCCTCACAGCACTTTCCCTCCAatactcctcctcatcgtactcatccctctttctcttatTACCATCCCCCGGTTCGACCTCTGAACCAGGTAATACCAATCCCTCCCTCAAGGTGAACAGCCTTTCGTTCATCTCGCTTAGTGATTTCAGGATCTCCGCCTTCTTACTTGCCAGCTCACCCTCTGGGTCGGCTGGGTAAGCGTCGATCGATTTGGGGAgggtggtagatgatgagagggcTTTTTGGAATGTGATTCggagggttaggagggaTTCGAATAGGGCCTggtttgatgagattggattAGCATGTGCGAGTGAGATTGTAGAGATTGACGTTGAATGACAGATATCTTtgaggatcaagatgggatTGCAAAAGGACATGCTCTTCTAGGGATCtcaaggaggaagtgatCGAGATAgaagatcatgatgatgTAGTCGTGTGAAGTAAATTGAGTATGACACCAAATCTAGCCAatcgcactcaccttctgACGCCTGATCGCTATCCCTTTTTCAATATCCTTCGCTCTTGAATCTCGCAGCGAAGCCATCGGGTCTAGAGCCTTGTTTGAAGATTTTGGTTTCGGCTggacttcctcttcttcgtcctcctcttcatcttgatcttcatcttgatcttcatcgtcctcttctttatcctcgtcctcatcttcctcatcttcctcttcatcctcctcatcgtcatcatcatcctcctcactatcctcaacctccccaaAATTCATCCCCCCatcctgatcttcctcctcttcgtcatcatcgaatattttcctcctccccaccttCTCACCTCCGTACTTGACCCCTCTCAGCGTCCCTGCCGATCCCTCTCCAACATCATTCAACTGCATTCGTAGTCTCGAGGGCCCAACATCGAGGTAATgttccttcccctcattcGGATCGTCTTTTTTGGGTATTGAGAGGGAATCTAAT encodes:
- a CDS encoding peptidyl-tRNA hydrolase, which gives rise to MTSIRMDGLLSPLVISIIAFAAGYQVHTFLSSRPNPSLLTPTDSSKKTKSLPSQSSGSEGGTDTESDAEDTAAALSSDLTSTKFSSSEEMKLVLVVNDELKMTKGKIAAQAGHATLACAMTLKEANPRLFRAWQNQGQPKIALRCANTEELEILAAQARSLNLCARTIRDAGRTQVAPGSKTIVGIGPGPARLINTVTGKLKLL